From Microbacterium sp. 10M-3C3:
CTTGTCGTCGCCGCCGGCCTCATCGCTCATCTTCAGCACCGCGACGGGACGCACCTTGGCGAGGATGCCGGGGTAGAGGTCGCGGTCGAGCAGCACGAGCACGTCGAGCGGGTCGCCGTCCTCGCCGAGCGTGTTCTCGAAGAAGCCGTAGTTGGCGGGGTAGCCGAACACCGTGTAGAGGATGCGGTCGAGGAAGACCCGGCCGGTGCCGTGGTCGACCTCGTACTTCACGCGGCTGCCGCGCGGGATCTCGATGACGGCGTCGTACGCGCCCATACGTGTGCTCCTTCGATCAGGGAAATGCCGCGCCCAGCCTAGTGGGGCCGCTCGCTCTCCTCCGTGTCGGGGTCGGCCCTCCCGCTGCTGTCCGTTTCTCAGGAGATTTCACCGCCGGGGGTAAGCCGTGCGGCGGAAAGACGCGGATCCCTCCCCGAGCGACAACGAAATCTCCTGAGAAGCGAGCTGGGAGGGGCGGCACGGGCGCCCGGTAGCGTGGGCGCGTGTACCGCCGCCCGAGCCTCGACCCCGCCGTCGCCGAAGTGCGCCGCGCGGTCCGCGCCGCCCTCGAGCTGCTCCCCGTCGACGGCGACCCCGCCGTGATCGTGGCGCTCTCGGGCGGGGCCGACTCCCTCGCCCTCGCCGCGGCGACCGCGTTCGAGGCGCCCAAGCTCGGCTTCCGTCCCGTGGCGCTCGTCGTCGACCACGGCCTGCAGGCGGGATCGGACGCGGTCGCGGATGCAGCGGCCGCCGCCGCATCCGCCCTCGGTCTCGCCGCCCGGGTCGTGCGCGTCGCGGTCGACGGCGAGGGTGGGCCGGAGGCGGCGGCCCGCACCGCGCGTTACGCGGCGCTGGTGGACGCGGCACGCGCCGAGCGGGCGGCGGCGATCCTCACCGGGCACACGCTCGACGATCAGGCCGAGACGGTGCTCCTCGGACTCGCGCGCGGTTCGGGGGCGACGAGCCTGCAGGGCATGGCGGCCGTCGCGGAGATCGAGGGCGTGCCGCTCGTGCGTCCGCTCCTCGACGTCCGCCGCGCGACCACGCGCGCCGCGTGCGCAGCGGAGGGGCTCGCGCCGTGGGACGACCCGCACAACGCCGACGAGCGCTTCGCCCGGGTGCGCGTGCGGGAGCGCGTCCTGCCGGTGCTCGAGGCCGAGCTCGGCCCCGGCATCGCCGAGGCCCTCGCCCGCACGGCCGAGCAGCTGCGGGAGGACGCGTCCGCGTTCGCCGACATGATCGACGAGACCATCGAGGACATCGTCGAGCACGCCGAGGCGGGCATCTCGGTCTCGGTGCCCGCGCTCGCCGCGAATCCCGCGGCGCTGCGGCACCGCATCATCCGCCACGTGGTCGCGAGCGAGTTCGGCGAGAGCCTGACCCGCCGGCAGACGCTCGAAGTCGCCCGGCTCGTGACGGACTGGGCGGGGCAGGGGCCGATCGACCTGCCCGGATGCAGCGCCCGCCGCGTCGGCGCGCGCCTCGTCTTCACCGCCGCCGGCTGATCCCGCGGGCGCCGCCCGCCTCGATGCGTAGGATCGAACGCATGCGTGCGGCCGACATCCCCGACGACATCTCGCAGGTGCTCCTCACCGAAGAGCAGATCCAGGACAAGCTCGCGGAGCTCGCCGCCCGGGTCGCCGCCGACTACGCCGGCAAGGACCTGCTGCTGGTCGGCGTGCTCAAGGGCGCCGTCATGGTGATGGCCGACTTCGCGCGGCACCTGCCCATGCACATGGAGATGGACTGGATGGCGGTGTCGTCCTACGGCACCGGCACCCGGTCGAGCGGTGTCGTGCAGATCCGCAAAGACCTCGACACCGACCTCCACGGCCGCCACGTGCTGATCGTCGAGGACATCATCGACTCCGGCCTGACGCTCAGCTGGCTGCTGGAGAACTTCGCCTCACGCGGCGCCGAGTCGATCGAGATCCTCGCGCTCCTGCGCAAGCCCGACGCCATGAAGGTGGAGCTCGACTGCCGGTACGTCGGCTTCGACATCCCCAACGACTTCGTCATCGGCTACGGCCTGGACTACGCCGAGCGCTACCGCAACCTCCGCGACGTCGCGGTGCTCGCCCCCCACGTCTACAGCTGACGTACGCCCACGACGAACGCACAGGCCCGGCATAGTCGGCCCGCGTTACTCTGAGACGACCGCCTGAGCGGCGGACTCTCGGATGGAAGGGTCTTGGGCGACGCCCGAACCATGGACTTCAAGAAGCTGACGCGCAACCCGATCCTGTATGTCGTGCTCATCGGGATCCTCCTCATCGTCGGGTTCTCGCTGATCACGAACCTCAACGGGGCCAAGCAGATCTCGACCCAGCAGGGCCTCGAGCTGCTCCAGGGCGGCACGGTGACGGAGGTCACGAACACCGACGGCGACCAGCGCGTGGACATGACGCTGTCGTCGCCGTTCGAGGGTGCGACGCAGGTGCAGTTCTACTACGTGAGCGCGCGCGCCGACGAGGTCGTGCAGGCTATCGACACCGCGGCCCCCTCCGACGGCTACAACGACCTCGTCCCGAAGCCCTCGTGGTTCGACGGCTTCCTCTCCCTCCTGCTCCCGCTGCTGCTGCTCGGCGTGCTCTTCTGGTTCCTCCTCTCCAGCGCCCAGGGCGGCGGCAGCCGCGTGATGCAGTTCGGCAAGTCGCGCGCGAAGCTCGTGACGAAGGAGAGCCCGACGGTCACCTTCCAGGACGTCGCCGGCTCCGACGAGGCGATCGAGGAGCTCCAGGAGATCAAGGACTTCCTGAAGGACCCGGCGAAGTTCCAGGCCGTCGGCGCCCGCATCCCGAAGGGCGTGCTCCTGTACGGCCCTCCCGGAACCGGAAAGACGCTCCTCGCGCGCGCCGTCGCGGGCGAGGCGGGCGTGCCGTTCTACTCGATCTCCGGCTCCGACTTCGTCGAGATGTTCGTCGGCGTCGGCGCGAGCCGCGTGCGCGACCTGTTCAACCAGGCCAAGGAGAACGCCCCGGCCATCATCTTCATCGACGAGATCGACGCCGTCGGCCGTCACCGCGGCGCCGGCATGGGCGGCGGCCACGACGAGCGCGAGCAGACGCTGAACCAGATGCTCGTGGAGATGGACGGCTTCGACCCCAAGGCGAACGTCATCGTCATCGCGGCGACCAACCGCCCCGACATCCTCGACCCGGCGCTGCTGCGCCCCGGCCGCTTCGACCGCCAGATCGGCGTCGACGCACCCGACCTCAAGGGCCGCCAGCGCATCCTCGAGGTGCACGGGCGCGGCAAGCCGCTCGCCGACAGCGTCGACCTCGAGGTCGTCGCGCGGAAGACCCCCGGCTTCACGGGTGCCGACCTCGCGAACGTGCTCAACGAGGCCGCTCTCCTCACGGCGCGCTCGAACGCGCAGCTCATCGACAACCGCGCCCTCGACGAGGCGATCGACCGCGTCATCGCGGGTCCGCAGCGTCGTACGCGCGTGATGAAGGAGAAGGAGAAGCTCATCACGGCGTATCACGAGGGCGGCCACGCCCTCGCCGCGGCCGCGATGAACCACACCGACCCCGTCACGAAGGTCACGATCCTGCCGCGCGGCAAGGCGCTCGGCTACACGATGGTGCTGCCGCTCGACGACAAGTACTCCGTGACGCGCAACGAGCTGCAGGACCAGCTCACGTACGCCATGGGCGGCCGCGTGGCCGAGGAGATCGTCTTCCACGACCCCACCACCGGCGCCTCGAACGACATCGAGAAGGCCACGAGCATCGCCCGCAAGATGGTCACCGAGTACGGCATGACCACCGACGTCGGCCCGGTCAAGCTCGGGTCGTCCTCGGGCGAGGTGTTCATGGGCCGCGACATGGGCCACGGCCGCGACTTCAGCGAGCGCATCGCCGAGCGCGTCGACGCCCAGGTGCGCGCGCTCATCGAGCAGGCGCACAACGAGGCGTACCAGGTCATCAACGACAACCGCGACATCCTCGACAAGCTCGCGCTCGCGCTGCTGGAGAAGGAGACGCTCGACCACCTCGAGCTCGCCGAGATCTTCAAGGACGTCAAGCGCCTCCCGCCGCGTCCGCAGTGGCTCTCCTCGAGCGATCGTCCCGTGTCGCCGCTGCCGCCGGTGGAGGTGCCGCGTCGGTCCGAGCCCGCCGGCGTCGCCGCATCCGTCGAGGCGGAGCAGCGCACCGAGAAGGCCCCGCGCCGCCGCCCGAGCGGACAGGCGCGGCCGGCGACCGCGTAGGCGTGGCCGTCGACCGCGCCCGCGTCGCCGCGATCGTCCACGAGCTGCTCGAGGCGATCGGGGAGGACCCGGACCGTCCGGGCCTCCGCCAGACGCCCGAGCGCGTCGCCGCGGCCTACGAGGAGTTCTTCGCGGGTGTCGGCGCGGATGCGGCGGCCCCGCTCGCGCAGACGATCTCGGTCACGCGCGGTCCCGCCCCCGACACCCTCCCGTCGGGCGCGGTGATGGTGCGCGACATCGCGTTCCGCTCGATCTGCGAGCACCATCTGCTGCCCTTCCGCGGTCGCGCGCACATCGCGTACCTGCCGGGCGAGGAGGTCGTGGGGCTCGGCGCGCTCGCGCGAGTGACGGAGATCCTCTCGTCGCGGCCGCAGGTGCAGGAGCGGCTCGGCGAGCAGATCGCCGACGTGATCGACGACTCCCTGGACTGCCGCGGCGTGCTCGTCGTGCTCGACGCCGTCCACGAGTGCGTCACGATGCGCGGGCCGCGAC
This genomic window contains:
- a CDS encoding inorganic diphosphatase; amino-acid sequence: MGAYDAVIEIPRGSRVKYEVDHGTGRVFLDRILYTVFGYPANYGFFENTLGEDGDPLDVLVLLDRDLYPGILAKVRPVAVLKMSDEAGGDDKVVAVLAKDPRWDHIQDVDDIDEWTKKEIAHFFEHYKDLEPGKWVKVDEWAGAAEAERLVGEAFERFDEHEGQTKTQGEGEAPNTL
- the tilS gene encoding tRNA lysidine(34) synthetase TilS, which codes for MYRRPSLDPAVAEVRRAVRAALELLPVDGDPAVIVALSGGADSLALAAATAFEAPKLGFRPVALVVDHGLQAGSDAVADAAAAAASALGLAARVVRVAVDGEGGPEAAARTARYAALVDAARAERAAAILTGHTLDDQAETVLLGLARGSGATSLQGMAAVAEIEGVPLVRPLLDVRRATTRAACAAEGLAPWDDPHNADERFARVRVRERVLPVLEAELGPGIAEALARTAEQLREDASAFADMIDETIEDIVEHAEAGISVSVPALAANPAALRHRIIRHVVASEFGESLTRRQTLEVARLVTDWAGQGPIDLPGCSARRVGARLVFTAAG
- the hpt gene encoding hypoxanthine phosphoribosyltransferase, which translates into the protein MRAADIPDDISQVLLTEEQIQDKLAELAARVAADYAGKDLLLVGVLKGAVMVMADFARHLPMHMEMDWMAVSSYGTGTRSSGVVQIRKDLDTDLHGRHVLIVEDIIDSGLTLSWLLENFASRGAESIEILALLRKPDAMKVELDCRYVGFDIPNDFVIGYGLDYAERYRNLRDVAVLAPHVYS
- the ftsH gene encoding ATP-dependent zinc metalloprotease FtsH codes for the protein MDFKKLTRNPILYVVLIGILLIVGFSLITNLNGAKQISTQQGLELLQGGTVTEVTNTDGDQRVDMTLSSPFEGATQVQFYYVSARADEVVQAIDTAAPSDGYNDLVPKPSWFDGFLSLLLPLLLLGVLFWFLLSSAQGGGSRVMQFGKSRAKLVTKESPTVTFQDVAGSDEAIEELQEIKDFLKDPAKFQAVGARIPKGVLLYGPPGTGKTLLARAVAGEAGVPFYSISGSDFVEMFVGVGASRVRDLFNQAKENAPAIIFIDEIDAVGRHRGAGMGGGHDEREQTLNQMLVEMDGFDPKANVIVIAATNRPDILDPALLRPGRFDRQIGVDAPDLKGRQRILEVHGRGKPLADSVDLEVVARKTPGFTGADLANVLNEAALLTARSNAQLIDNRALDEAIDRVIAGPQRRTRVMKEKEKLITAYHEGGHALAAAAMNHTDPVTKVTILPRGKALGYTMVLPLDDKYSVTRNELQDQLTYAMGGRVAEEIVFHDPTTGASNDIEKATSIARKMVTEYGMTTDVGPVKLGSSSGEVFMGRDMGHGRDFSERIAERVDAQVRALIEQAHNEAYQVINDNRDILDKLALALLEKETLDHLELAEIFKDVKRLPPRPQWLSSSDRPVSPLPPVEVPRRSEPAGVAASVEAEQRTEKAPRRRPSGQARPATA
- the folE gene encoding GTP cyclohydrolase I, coding for MAVDRARVAAIVHELLEAIGEDPDRPGLRQTPERVAAAYEEFFAGVGADAAAPLAQTISVTRGPAPDTLPSGAVMVRDIAFRSICEHHLLPFRGRAHIAYLPGEEVVGLGALARVTEILSSRPQVQERLGEQIADVIDDSLDCRGVLVVLDAVHECVTMRGPRQTESSTVTIAARGELAEPFARAELVALLGARA